The following proteins are co-located in the Pseudomonas synxantha genome:
- a CDS encoding YeaH/YhbH family protein, giving the protein MSYVIDRRLNGKNKSTVNRQRFLRRYRDHIKKAVEEAVSRRSITDMEHGEQISIPGRDIDEPVLHHGRGGKQTVVHPGNKEFTTGEHIQRPQGGGGGKGPGKAGNSGEGMDEFVFQITQEEFLEFMFEDLELPNLVKRNLTGTDTFKTVRAGISNEGNPSRINIIRTLRSAHARRIALSGSSRAKLKQAKEELARLKREEPDNFGDIQEIEAEIEKLSARIRRVPFLDTFDLKYNLLVKQPNPSSKAVMFCLMDVSGSMTQATKDIAKRFFILLYLFLKRNYDKIDVVFIRHHTSAREVDEEEFFYSRETGGTIVSSALKLMQEIMAERYPANDWNIYAAQASDGDNWNDDSPICRDILINQIMPFVQYYTYVEITPREHQALWFEYERIGEAFADTFAQQQLVSAGDIYPVFRELFQRRLVT; this is encoded by the coding sequence ATGAGCTATGTGATCGACCGACGCCTCAATGGCAAGAACAAGAGCACGGTAAACCGCCAGCGTTTCCTGCGGCGTTACCGTGACCACATCAAAAAGGCCGTCGAAGAAGCCGTCAGCCGCCGCTCCATCACTGACATGGAGCATGGCGAACAAATCAGTATCCCGGGGCGGGACATTGACGAGCCGGTGCTTCACCACGGCCGCGGCGGCAAACAGACCGTCGTGCACCCCGGCAACAAGGAATTCACCACCGGCGAACACATCCAGCGCCCACAAGGTGGCGGTGGCGGTAAAGGCCCGGGCAAGGCCGGCAACTCCGGGGAAGGCATGGATGAATTCGTATTCCAGATCACCCAGGAAGAATTCCTCGAATTCATGTTCGAGGATCTGGAATTGCCAAACCTGGTCAAGCGCAACCTGACCGGGACCGACACCTTCAAGACCGTGCGCGCCGGGATCAGCAACGAGGGTAATCCATCGCGCATCAACATCATCCGCACCTTGCGTTCAGCCCATGCACGGCGCATCGCCCTGTCTGGCAGCAGCCGCGCCAAACTAAAGCAGGCCAAGGAGGAGTTGGCGCGCTTGAAGCGTGAAGAACCGGATAACTTCGGCGATATCCAGGAAATCGAGGCAGAAATAGAGAAACTCAGCGCGCGCATCCGCCGCGTACCATTCCTCGATACCTTTGATTTGAAATACAACCTGCTGGTCAAACAGCCCAACCCCAGCTCCAAGGCCGTGATGTTCTGCCTGATGGACGTGTCCGGCTCCATGACCCAGGCGACCAAGGATATTGCCAAGCGTTTCTTTATCTTGCTGTACCTGTTCCTGAAACGGAACTACGACAAGATCGACGTCGTGTTCATTCGCCATCACACCAGCGCCCGGGAAGTGGATGAAGAGGAGTTCTTCTACTCGCGGGAGACCGGCGGCACCATCGTTTCCAGTGCATTGAAGCTGATGCAGGAGATCATGGCCGAGCGCTACCCTGCCAACGACTGGAACATTTACGCCGCCCAAGCTTCCGACGGCGACAACTGGAACGACGACTCGCCGATCTGCCGTGACATCCTGATCAACCAGATCATGCCGTTTGTGCAGTACTACACCTACGTCGAAATCACCCCCCGTGAGCACCAGGCCCTGTGGTTCGAGTACGAGCGCATCGGCGAAGCCTTTGCCGATACGTTCGCCCAGCAGCAACTGGTCTCGGCCGGCGATATATACCCGGTCTTCCGTGAACTCTTCCAGCGCAGGTTAGTGACATGA
- a CDS encoding SpoVR family protein gives MTAKKENKRQPISTGSEWTFELIQAYDREISRIAAGYALDTYPNQIEVITAEQMMDAYASVGMPLGYHHWSYGKHFLSTEKSYTRGQMGLAYEIVINSDPCIAYLMEENTICMQALVVAHACYGHNSFFKGNYLFRTWTDASSIIDYLVFAKQYIMQCEERHGIDAVEDLLDSCHALMNYGVDRYKRPYPISAEEERLRQKEREEHLQKQINDLWRTIPKRAGKNNDKDNARFPVEPQENILYFLEKHAPLLEPWQREIVRIVRKIAQYFYPQRQTQVMNEGWATFWHYTLMNDLYDEGLVTDGFMMEFLTSHTSVVFQPGFDSPYYNGINPYALGFAMYRDIRRMCEHPTEEDRRWFPEIAGSDWLSTIKFAMSSFKDESFILQYLSPQVIRDLKLFSILDDDLKDDLVVPAIHDEPGYRIIRETLAAQYNLGNREPNVQIYSIDVRGDRSLTLRHQQHDRKPLGESTEEVLKHLHRLWGFDIHLETLQGDQVMKTHHVPPRSDHNDNDYGRLDMAVVHL, from the coding sequence ATGACCGCCAAAAAAGAGAACAAGCGTCAACCCATTTCCACCGGTTCCGAGTGGACCTTTGAATTGATCCAGGCCTATGACCGGGAAATCAGCCGTATTGCGGCGGGTTATGCCCTGGATACTTACCCCAACCAGATTGAGGTCATCACCGCCGAGCAAATGATGGATGCCTATGCCTCCGTGGGCATGCCGTTGGGTTACCACCATTGGTCCTATGGCAAACACTTCCTCAGTACCGAGAAGTCGTACACGCGAGGACAGATGGGCCTGGCTTACGAGATCGTGATCAATTCCGACCCTTGCATCGCCTACCTGATGGAAGAAAACACCATCTGCATGCAGGCGTTGGTGGTGGCTCATGCCTGCTATGGGCACAACAGTTTTTTCAAGGGCAATTACCTGTTTCGCACCTGGACCGACGCCAGCTCGATCATCGATTACCTGGTGTTTGCCAAGCAGTACATCATGCAGTGTGAGGAACGCCACGGTATCGATGCGGTGGAAGACCTTCTGGACTCCTGTCATGCCCTGATGAACTACGGGGTCGACCGCTACAAACGCCCCTACCCGATTTCCGCCGAAGAGGAACGCCTGCGCCAAAAGGAGCGTGAGGAGCACCTGCAGAAACAGATCAACGACCTATGGCGCACAATCCCCAAACGTGCCGGCAAAAACAACGACAAGGACAATGCGCGCTTCCCCGTCGAACCTCAGGAAAACATCCTCTATTTCCTGGAAAAACATGCTCCGCTGCTGGAGCCTTGGCAGCGGGAAATCGTGCGCATCGTACGCAAGATCGCTCAGTACTTTTATCCACAGCGCCAGACCCAGGTGATGAATGAAGGCTGGGCGACTTTCTGGCATTACACGCTGATGAACGATCTGTACGACGAAGGCTTGGTCACTGACGGCTTCATGATGGAGTTCCTTACCTCCCACACCAGCGTGGTGTTCCAGCCCGGCTTCGACAGCCCGTATTACAACGGCATCAACCCCTATGCCCTGGGCTTTGCCATGTACCGCGACATCCGCCGCATGTGCGAACACCCCACGGAAGAAGATCGCCGCTGGTTCCCGGAAATCGCAGGCAGCGACTGGTTGTCGACCATCAAGTTCGCCATGAGCAGCTTCAAGGATGAGAGTTTTATCCTGCAATACCTGTCACCTCAGGTGATTCGCGACCTCAAGCTGTTCAGCATCCTCGATGACGACCTCAAGGACGATCTGGTGGTCCCGGCCATCCACGACGAACCGGGGTACCGCATCATCCGCGAAACCCTGGCCGCCCAGTACAACCTGGGCAATCGCGAACCTAACGTGCAGATCTATAGCATCGATGTGCGCGGCGACCGTTCGCTGACCCTGCGTCACCAGCAGCATGATCGCAAGCCTTTGGGCGAATCCACCGAGGAAGTGCTCAAGCACCTGCATCGACTGTGGGGCTTTGACATCCACCTGGAAACGCTACAGGGCGATCAGGTCATGAAAACCCATCATGTGCCGCCACGCAGCGATCACAACGACAATGACTACGGCCGCCTGGACATGGCCGTCGTTCATCTCTGA